A window of Rhododendron vialii isolate Sample 1 chromosome 11a, ASM3025357v1 contains these coding sequences:
- the LOC131306761 gene encoding uncharacterized protein LOC131306761: protein MSVQNSGVDKGVSSSTPTQSSGQRGGLVQGQSTQRRVYNITYAVPSTASQAPETSVVRGTFLLFNSFAKVLFDSGASHSFIATSFVCALDLETENVNPPLLVETPLGGRTPLDRICQECELIICDRRLVFDCIVLGMLEFDLVLGMDCLSTFHATIDCFKRRVRICPPEGPCFEFFGEHQEPLEPYLCGFRERKSIYSLLASLTLDEDASVCGELPLVVCDFSDVFPEELPGLPPEREIEFAINLFPGTAPISVPPYCFTPAELRELKTQL from the coding sequence ATGTCAGTTCAGAATTCCGGGGTTGATAAGGGAGTGAGTTCTTCCACGCCTACTCAGAGTTCTGGTCAGAGGGGAGGTCTTGTGCAGGGTCAGAGTACTCAGAGGCGAGTTTACAATATCACTTATGCTGTTCCATCTACCGCTTCTCAGGCTCCGGAGACAtctgttgtgaggggtacatttctattGTTCAATTcctttgctaaagtactctttgattctggagcatcacaTTCATTCATCGCTACATCATTTGTGTGTGCCCTGGATTTGGAAACGGAAAATGTTAATCCTCCTTTGCTTGTTGAGACACCTTTAGGGGGTAGAACGCCTCTTGATCGTATTTGTCAAGAATGTGAGTTGATCATTTGTGACCGTCGTTTAGTATTCGattgcatcgttttgggaaTGTTGGAGTTTGATCTTGTCTTGGGAATGGATTGTCTATCTACCTTTCATGCTACCATTGATTGTTTcaagcgtcgagttcgtatttgtcctcCTGAGGGTCCTTGTTTCGAATTCTTTGGGGAGCATCAGGAACCGTTGGAACCGTATCTATGTGGGTTTCGAGAGCGCAAGTCAATTTATTCCTTGTTGGCAAGTTTGACATTAGATGAGGATGCCTCCGTGTgtggggagttacccttagtGGTTTGCGATTTTTCGGACGTGTTTCCGGAAGAATTACCTGGTTTACCTcccgagagagagattgagttcgCTATCAACTTATTTCCTGGTACAGCTCCTATCTCCGTACCTCCGTATTGTTTCACGCCCGCCGAATTGAGAGAGTTGAAGACTCAGTTGTAG